One Lysobacter enzymogenes DNA segment encodes these proteins:
- a CDS encoding HEAT repeat domain-containing protein gives MTDLSIETTRFREWAGAGIVPREGQWECDYSQWPAWHRAVLAWVQGRHPRGWSDAEVGHVLYAIARDNDAQYLVREIRRLRPGTLRFLARASLAHGEIDARWQLAVELGHLGGDEEAQALLFALASDQDEYVRRRATRSLAGLGVRAAEELAWAAWHRPDEYQEWARMSALECLRELQSPRFEALLAEGLRDERPFLRQFAERLQNAR, from the coding sequence ATGACCGACCTCAGCATCGAGACCACCCGTTTTCGCGAATGGGCCGGGGCCGGCATCGTTCCGCGCGAAGGGCAATGGGAATGCGACTACAGCCAGTGGCCGGCCTGGCACCGAGCGGTGCTGGCCTGGGTGCAGGGGCGCCATCCGCGCGGTTGGTCGGACGCGGAGGTCGGCCACGTGCTGTACGCGATCGCCCGCGACAACGACGCGCAATACCTGGTTCGCGAGATCCGCCGGCTGCGTCCGGGGACGCTGCGCTTCCTGGCGCGCGCCTCGCTCGCCCACGGCGAGATCGACGCGCGCTGGCAGTTGGCGGTGGAGTTGGGGCACCTGGGCGGGGACGAGGAAGCGCAGGCGCTGCTGTTCGCGCTGGCCAGCGATCAGGACGAGTACGTGCGCCGCCGCGCGACCCGCTCGCTGGCCGGCCTGGGCGTGCGCGCGGCCGAGGAACTGGCCTGGGCGGCGTGGCATCGGCCGGACGAATACCAGGAGTGGGCGCGGATGTCGGCGCTGGAGTGCTTGCGCGAGCTGCAATCGCCGCGGTTCGAGGCGTTGCTGGCGGAGGGGCTGCGCGACGAGCGGCCGTTTTTGCGCCAATTCGCCGAGCGGCTGCAGAATGCGCGGTAG
- the rodA gene encoding rod shape-determining protein RodA codes for MRVILRYLWDLGLRFTRTLDLMMLAALLALMVIGLAVLYSAGEHSTRMVFAQGSRFAVGLAAMWGLSRMSITQLRNWTPVIYAVSMIPLLAVLVIGTGKHGRHWIDLKVFYFQPAELLKLSLPMMVAWYLNRQQLPPKFLNVLVAGVLIGAPTVLILLQPDFGTAMLVGISGAFALYLAGLSWWWFVAAFGAVSAIAPVAWFWLLRPYQKDRILTFLNPETDPLGTGWNIIQSKIAIGAGGMTGKGWLQGSQSHLNYLPEHTTDFIFAVLSEEFGWVGVITVLALYLFVVGRCLWIAAGARDGYSRLIAGALGLAFFVYVIVNGGMISGLLPVVGVPMPLLSYGGTSAVSLLAGLGVVMAVRAHKPVHGGR; via the coding sequence GTGAGAGTGATCCTGCGCTACCTGTGGGACCTGGGCCTGCGCTTCACCCGTACCCTCGACCTGATGATGCTGGCCGCGCTGCTCGCGCTGATGGTCATCGGCCTGGCCGTGCTCTACAGCGCCGGCGAACATTCCACCCGCATGGTGTTCGCCCAGGGCTCGCGCTTCGCCGTCGGCCTGGCCGCGATGTGGGGCCTGTCGCGCATGTCGATCACCCAACTGCGCAACTGGACCCCGGTGATCTACGCCGTGTCGATGATCCCGCTGCTGGCCGTGCTGGTGATCGGCACCGGCAAGCACGGCCGCCACTGGATCGACCTGAAAGTCTTCTATTTCCAGCCGGCCGAGCTGCTGAAACTGAGCCTGCCGATGATGGTGGCGTGGTACCTCAACCGCCAGCAACTGCCGCCGAAGTTCCTCAACGTGCTGGTCGCCGGCGTGCTGATCGGCGCGCCGACCGTGCTGATCCTGCTGCAGCCCGACTTCGGCACCGCGATGCTGGTAGGCATCAGCGGCGCGTTCGCGCTGTACCTCGCCGGCCTGTCGTGGTGGTGGTTCGTCGCCGCGTTCGGCGCCGTCTCCGCGATCGCCCCGGTCGCCTGGTTCTGGCTGCTGCGCCCGTACCAGAAAGACCGCATCCTGACCTTCCTCAACCCCGAGACCGACCCGCTCGGCACCGGCTGGAACATCATCCAGTCCAAGATCGCCATCGGCGCCGGCGGCATGACCGGCAAGGGCTGGCTGCAAGGCTCGCAATCGCACCTCAACTACCTGCCCGAACACACCACCGACTTCATCTTCGCCGTGCTCAGCGAGGAGTTCGGCTGGGTCGGCGTGATCACCGTGCTGGCCCTGTACCTGTTCGTCGTCGGCCGCTGCCTGTGGATCGCCGCGGGCGCGCGCGATGGCTACTCGCGATTGATCGCCGGCGCGTTGGGGCTGGCGTTCTTCGTCTACGTGATCGTCAATGGCGGCATGATTTCCGGGTTGCTGCCGGTGGTCGGCGTGCCGATGCCGTTGTTGAGCTATGGCGGTACCTCGGCGGTTTCGTTGCTCGCCGGGTTGGGGGTGGTCATGGCCGTACGCGCTCATAAACCGGTGCACGGCGGCCGCTAA
- a CDS encoding DUF1801 domain-containing protein: MSKNTGADAAPTDVAASRLIDERIQDLADWRGETLAQVRKLIREADPQIVEEWKWRGVPVWSRGGIVCTGETYKSAVKLTFAKGASLPDPKGLFNASLDGNTRRAIDIHEGDKIDGKALQALVRAAIALNASKKK, from the coding sequence ATGAGCAAGAACACCGGCGCGGACGCCGCGCCCACCGATGTCGCCGCATCGCGGCTGATCGACGAACGCATCCAGGATCTCGCCGACTGGCGCGGCGAGACCTTGGCCCAGGTGCGCAAATTGATCCGCGAGGCCGATCCGCAGATCGTGGAGGAGTGGAAGTGGCGCGGGGTGCCGGTGTGGTCGCGCGGCGGCATCGTGTGCACCGGCGAGACCTACAAGAGCGCGGTCAAGCTGACTTTCGCCAAGGGTGCGTCGCTGCCGGACCCGAAGGGCTTGTTCAACGCCAGCCTCGACGGCAACACCCGGCGCGCGATCGACATCCACGAAGGCGACAAGATCGACGGCAAGGCGCTGCAGGCGCTGGTGCGCGCGGCGATCGCCTTGAACGCGTCGAAGAAGAAGTAA
- a CDS encoding DUF1801 domain-containing protein, with amino-acid sequence MIFAADAVAPWRCEKGYRPALLGLSVGALAMTAKTSKSAAKAAAKPAAKPATKTAKAKAGKPADETPASRRKAAAAKPGKAAAPGPRLLSGGNPQIPKGYGDAPVQAYLDAVPGWKREIARRLDALVERTVPGVSKAVKWNTPLYAVEEGHWFLAMHCFDRYLKVTFFRGAALDPPPAHASKMADVRYHHIHEHDPFDEARLADWIAQASRLPGERM; translated from the coding sequence ATGATCTTCGCCGCCGACGCGGTCGCGCCCTGGCGTTGCGAAAAGGGGTATCGTCCGGCCCTGTTAGGCCTCTCGGTGGGAGCGCTGGCGATGACCGCAAAGACGTCCAAATCCGCAGCGAAGGCCGCGGCCAAGCCGGCTGCAAAGCCGGCGACGAAGACGGCAAAGGCGAAGGCCGGCAAGCCGGCCGACGAAACGCCCGCGTCCCGGCGCAAAGCCGCGGCCGCGAAGCCCGGCAAAGCCGCGGCTCCCGGGCCGCGATTGCTCTCCGGCGGCAATCCGCAGATCCCCAAGGGCTACGGCGACGCGCCGGTCCAGGCCTATCTCGACGCCGTCCCGGGCTGGAAGCGCGAGATCGCCCGCCGTCTCGATGCGCTGGTCGAGCGCACCGTGCCCGGCGTGAGCAAGGCGGTGAAGTGGAACACGCCGCTGTACGCGGTGGAGGAGGGCCATTGGTTCCTCGCCATGCATTGCTTCGACCGTTATCTCAAAGTCACCTTCTTCCGCGGCGCGGCGCTGGACCCGCCGCCGGCGCACGCATCGAAGATGGCCGACGTGCGTTATCACCATATCCACGAGCACGATCCCTTCGACGAGGCGCGACTGGCCGATTGGATCGCGCAGGCCAGCCGCCTGCCGGGCGAGCGCATGTGA
- a CDS encoding low molecular weight protein tyrosine phosphatase family protein produces MKEDRLKTKEKREKNWKLLYLRSEKLARAKQLGIDYPNPSSQHEIEDDEPLNVLFICSRNQWRSPTAEAVWRNHPDLRARSAGTSPNARRRVSADDIRWAHAIFVMENKHRSRLQAEFGRVVANKPVHVLDIPDEYQYMDPELIDLLKASVGSILGLP; encoded by the coding sequence ATGAAAGAAGACCGCCTCAAAACCAAAGAAAAGCGAGAGAAGAACTGGAAGCTGCTCTATCTCCGGTCGGAAAAGCTCGCGCGCGCCAAGCAACTCGGCATCGACTACCCGAACCCATCGAGCCAGCACGAGATCGAGGACGACGAACCCCTCAACGTCCTCTTCATCTGTAGCCGCAACCAATGGCGTAGCCCGACGGCTGAAGCCGTGTGGCGTAATCACCCGGACCTGCGCGCTCGATCCGCCGGCACCAGTCCCAACGCGCGCCGGCGCGTGTCCGCCGACGACATCCGTTGGGCCCACGCCATCTTCGTCATGGAAAACAAGCATCGGTCCAGGCTGCAGGCCGAGTTCGGCCGCGTCGTCGCCAACAAGCCCGTGCATGTGCTCGATATCCCGGACGAGTATCAGTACATGGACCCGGAGCTGATCGATCTGCTCAAGGCCTCGGTCGGCTCGATCCTCGGGCTACCGTAG
- a CDS encoding SIMPL domain-containing protein (The SIMPL domain is named for its presence in mouse protein SIMPL (signalling molecule that associates with mouse pelle-like kinase). Bacterial member BP26, from Brucella, was shown to assemble into a channel-like structure, while YggE from E. coli has been associated with resistance to oxidative stress.), whose translation MSMQPDRIETQVVRDAWVKPIGIALQVHVVGTASVGSMAAVRKSKELVAIQELMRGLGVGDDKIRIDSLTFAAGERWFSGSSVEIDLEIREVPAQSVPEALGGLASLKGVSLRGMRREYGALSAERDELLRAAVAESMRQARLIADAAGLRLRSVHSLSQQWGEPNDDNDHAYPMARGARAKLSVSADDMKGYQLVENHEGKLSLTVRMELRVGEFGEAIGGTESGGG comes from the coding sequence ATGTCCATGCAGCCCGACCGCATCGAAACCCAGGTCGTCCGCGACGCCTGGGTCAAGCCCATCGGCATCGCCTTGCAGGTCCACGTCGTCGGCACCGCTTCGGTCGGTTCGATGGCGGCGGTGCGCAAGAGCAAGGAACTGGTTGCGATCCAGGAGCTGATGCGCGGCCTCGGCGTCGGCGATGACAAGATCCGCATCGACTCGCTGACCTTCGCCGCCGGCGAACGCTGGTTCTCCGGCTCCTCGGTCGAGATCGACCTGGAGATCCGCGAAGTGCCCGCTCAGTCGGTGCCCGAGGCGCTGGGCGGGCTGGCCTCGCTCAAGGGCGTGTCGCTGCGCGGCATGCGCCGCGAGTACGGCGCCCTCAGCGCCGAGCGCGACGAATTGCTGCGCGCCGCGGTGGCCGAATCGATGCGCCAGGCCCGGTTGATCGCCGATGCCGCCGGGCTGCGGCTGCGCTCGGTGCACAGCCTGTCGCAGCAGTGGGGCGAGCCGAACGACGACAACGACCACGCCTACCCGATGGCGCGCGGCGCGCGCGCCAAGCTGTCGGTCAGCGCTGACGACATGAAGGGCTATCAGCTGGTAGAGAATCACGAAGGCAAGCTGAGCCTGACAGTGCGGATGGAGTTGCGCGTCGGCGAGTTCGGCGAGGCGATCGGCGGCACCGAATCGGGAGGCGGCTGA
- the mreD gene encoding rod shape-determining protein MreD, whose product MTRARHHWVLPVSLIAALALSLLPMPQVLAPLRPFWLGLVLAYWVIEDPERVGLGFAFIVGLCGDLVSDGLLGEQALRLVVMAFILQRFRARLRFFPLSQQALAIGGLMLNDRIVTAVVHMVLREPSLPTTYWFAPLVGMALWPVIFLLLDALRLGTWRRR is encoded by the coding sequence ATGACCCGCGCCCGCCACCACTGGGTGCTGCCGGTCAGCCTGATCGCCGCGCTCGCGCTGAGCCTGCTGCCGATGCCGCAGGTGCTGGCGCCGCTGCGTCCGTTCTGGCTCGGCCTGGTCCTGGCCTATTGGGTGATCGAAGACCCCGAGCGCGTCGGCCTGGGCTTCGCCTTCATCGTCGGCCTGTGCGGCGACCTGGTCTCTGACGGCCTGCTCGGCGAACAGGCGTTGCGGCTGGTGGTGATGGCCTTCATCCTGCAACGCTTCCGCGCGCGGCTGCGGTTCTTCCCGCTGTCGCAGCAGGCGCTGGCGATCGGCGGCCTGATGCTCAACGACCGCATCGTCACCGCCGTGGTCCACATGGTCCTGCGCGAGCCCTCGCTGCCGACCACCTACTGGTTCGCGCCGCTGGTCGGCATGGCGCTGTGGCCGGTGATCTTCCTGCTGCTCGACGCGCTGCGCCTGGGCACCTGGCGGAGGCGCTGA
- the mreC gene encoding rod shape-determining protein MreC encodes MPPYAGPPTAARSGEVADTLRLMAYLALALTLIVLDHRGGWLSQARKQAATLVAPLWAVAGWPGRLVERVSDDAGTLSQLTDENRRLRNEALLNQARMARLQSVAADNQRLRGLLEVAERGNLDVVLAPILDIDLDPSRQRLILDAGSRERLRVGQSVIDAGGLIGQVTGITPLHSSVLLITDPSHAVPVNVARNGVRLVVYGEGRSDRLTLRSVPLSSDVRVGDVVVTSGLGGRFPPGFPVGTIAALKPDDSRAFLVGEVKPAAQLDRGREVLVLLSLPPPPVNTQDFDTQPAVAETASASTPEAQAAAEQAAAQRLSELKQRKPKARSATSPEELKSEIEPAPPADAAGARSGAGANANAAAGSRNAPAPAARPSAQRAPATSAPPAAARPQPRNAPQEPQR; translated from the coding sequence CACCCACCGCAGCCCGCAGCGGCGAAGTCGCCGACACCTTGCGCCTGATGGCCTACCTGGCGCTGGCGCTGACCCTGATTGTGCTCGACCACCGCGGCGGCTGGCTGAGCCAGGCGCGCAAGCAGGCCGCGACCCTGGTCGCGCCGCTGTGGGCCGTGGCCGGCTGGCCCGGCCGGCTGGTCGAACGCGTCAGCGACGACGCCGGCACCCTGAGCCAGCTCACCGACGAGAACCGCCGCCTGCGCAACGAGGCGCTGCTGAACCAGGCGCGCATGGCCCGGCTGCAGTCGGTCGCCGCCGACAACCAGCGCCTGCGCGGGCTGCTGGAAGTGGCCGAGCGCGGCAACCTCGACGTGGTGCTGGCGCCGATCCTCGACATCGACCTGGACCCGTCGCGACAGCGCCTGATCCTCGACGCCGGCAGCCGCGAGCGCCTGCGCGTGGGCCAGAGCGTGATCGACGCCGGCGGCCTGATCGGACAGGTCACCGGCATCACCCCGCTGCATTCCAGCGTGCTGCTGATCACCGACCCCTCGCACGCGGTGCCGGTCAACGTCGCCCGCAACGGCGTGCGCCTGGTGGTGTACGGCGAAGGCCGCAGCGACCGCCTGACCCTGCGCAGCGTGCCGCTGTCCAGCGACGTGCGCGTCGGCGACGTGGTGGTGACCTCGGGCCTCGGCGGGCGCTTCCCGCCGGGCTTCCCGGTCGGCACCATCGCCGCGCTCAAGCCCGACGACAGCCGCGCGTTCCTGGTCGGCGAAGTGAAGCCGGCCGCGCAGCTCGACCGCGGCCGCGAAGTGCTGGTGCTGCTGTCGCTGCCGCCGCCGCCGGTGAACACGCAGGACTTCGACACCCAGCCGGCGGTGGCCGAGACCGCTTCGGCCTCCACGCCCGAAGCCCAGGCCGCGGCCGAGCAGGCCGCCGCGCAGCGCCTGAGCGAACTCAAGCAGCGCAAGCCCAAGGCGCGCAGCGCGACGTCGCCGGAAGAACTGAAGTCCGAAATCGAACCGGCGCCGCCGGCCGACGCCGCGGGCGCGCGCTCCGGCGCGGGCGCCAACGCCAACGCCGCCGCCGGCAGCCGCAACGCCCCAGCGCCCGCCGCGCGCCCGTCGGCGCAGCGCGCGCCCGCGACCTCGGCGCCGCCCGCCGCCGCGCGCCCCCAACCGCGCAACGCCCCGCAGGAGCCGCAGCGATGA
- a CDS encoding FG-GAP repeat domain-containing protein yields the protein MDYKAIKTLAFMAGMMPSIAAASGYTLQPLSTTPVNGAATSVVVEDFNADGRKDVAVLSTYNRQYHYISVFLQNASGGLSSPTVHTFDPARARALATTDLNHDGIKDFVVAHAEGVTLLTANGSGGFAAHTQAGQSWNLELAVADFDHDGNVDVANIDDVSNVMVLFGDGLGGVARSSQFAGTGTAGIDFQAGDLNGDGWSDLAFTDGSNGVYVAYNDASGGFLPPSELSDRPANNLVAADIDGSGNTDLAATGSTSANPKSVFLFFQRTSGQLYLDHTLPTNGTFGAVSAADLDRDGKTDLFAAPFGGNALEYYLQSSPMAWVKKTVATPDSGYDLAAGDIDGDGCTDVAIADYYQDLVLLKGHDCAL from the coding sequence ATGGACTACAAAGCCATCAAAACTTTGGCTTTCATGGCGGGCATGATGCCGAGTATCGCTGCCGCGAGCGGGTACACCTTGCAGCCGCTTTCCACGACCCCGGTCAACGGCGCGGCCACGTCGGTCGTCGTCGAGGATTTCAACGCGGACGGGCGCAAGGACGTCGCCGTGCTGTCGACGTACAACCGCCAATACCACTACATCAGCGTGTTTCTGCAGAACGCAAGCGGCGGCCTGTCGAGCCCGACGGTGCATACCTTCGATCCGGCTCGCGCGCGGGCGCTCGCGACGACCGATCTGAACCACGACGGCATCAAGGATTTCGTCGTCGCCCATGCGGAAGGCGTGACCTTGCTGACGGCGAACGGCTCGGGCGGGTTCGCGGCGCACACGCAGGCCGGCCAGTCGTGGAACCTGGAGTTGGCCGTCGCCGATTTCGACCATGACGGCAATGTCGATGTGGCCAACATCGACGATGTGTCGAATGTCATGGTGCTGTTCGGCGATGGCCTGGGCGGGGTCGCTCGAAGCAGCCAATTCGCCGGCACTGGAACTGCGGGAATCGACTTCCAGGCGGGCGATCTGAACGGCGACGGCTGGTCGGACCTGGCGTTCACCGACGGCAGCAACGGCGTGTACGTCGCCTACAACGATGCGAGCGGAGGTTTTCTGCCGCCGTCGGAACTGTCCGACCGGCCGGCCAACAATCTGGTGGCCGCCGATATCGACGGCAGCGGAAACACCGACCTGGCCGCTACCGGTTCCACGTCTGCCAATCCCAAGAGCGTTTTCCTGTTCTTTCAGCGCACATCGGGGCAGTTGTACCTGGACCACACGCTGCCGACCAACGGGACCTTCGGCGCCGTGTCCGCGGCGGACCTGGACCGGGATGGAAAGACCGACCTCTTCGCCGCGCCGTTTGGTGGAAACGCTTTGGAGTATTACCTGCAATCCAGCCCGATGGCCTGGGTGAAGAAAACGGTCGCCACCCCCGACAGCGGATACGACCTCGCGGCCGGCGACATCGATGGCGACGGGTGCACGGATGTCGCGATCGCGGACTATTACCAGGATCTCGTATTGCTCAAGGGTCACGATTGCGCCCTGTAA
- a CDS encoding YcxB family protein — MEHAQEIRFSLAFGYWDRARATLALIAERPVSLCMALLWPLCGVGLAAFALVKGRPITGELALAIALLFAFVPAMVLLGTAMTHYFHRQSREPFTYTFDGEGIHVAAVTYDFTHKWPAIFKVKRKRWFLMFFFSPGCAHCIPFRAIPDPAVQAALVSMAAAHGADVRSA, encoded by the coding sequence ATGGAACACGCTCAGGAAATCCGCTTCTCGCTGGCGTTCGGCTACTGGGACCGCGCGCGCGCCACCCTGGCGCTGATCGCCGAACGCCCGGTCAGCCTGTGCATGGCGCTGCTGTGGCCGCTGTGCGGCGTCGGCCTGGCGGCGTTCGCGCTGGTCAAGGGCCGGCCGATCACCGGCGAACTTGCCCTGGCCATCGCGCTGCTGTTCGCGTTCGTCCCGGCGATGGTGCTGCTCGGTACGGCGATGACGCACTACTTTCATCGCCAATCCCGCGAGCCGTTCACCTACACCTTCGACGGCGAAGGCATCCACGTCGCCGCGGTGACCTACGACTTCACCCACAAGTGGCCGGCGATCTTCAAGGTCAAGCGCAAGCGCTGGTTCCTGATGTTCTTCTTCTCGCCCGGCTGCGCGCACTGCATTCCGTTCCGCGCGATTCCCGACCCCGCGGTGCAGGCCGCGCTGGTGTCGATGGCCGCGGCGCACGGCGCCGACGTGCGCTCGGCCTGA